Proteins from a genomic interval of Bradyrhizobium sp. CCBAU 53340:
- a CDS encoding methyl-accepting chemotaxis protein: MLAKISIRAKIISVLAFLLLAMTGMGLLAVMKMRSMNANTVDITTSWMPSVRVLGELRAGVITYRNVLREHMLSETLDDKLAAETTAATVTEALGKTRKTYEAMITSPEERALYEEWSTLWAEYQKGAEDVMELSRNAFGKVPHAAHELNTKTVNKIGLKSDEVLAKAIELNTRGGDQAARDADDSYSFAFMLVAIILGAAVMAGIGVGFYLVRDVSAGIDSITRPMQALGHGDLSAEVPHRGEKTEIGAMADVLQVFKEALIAKQAADEAAAADAEAKIERGRRVDNITREFETMIGEIVQTVSSASTQLEASASTLTSTADRSQRLATTVAGASEEASTNVQSVASATEEMASSVGEISRQVQESARMAGDAVVQARATTERVSELSKAASRIGDVVELINTIAGQTNLLALNATIEAARAGEAGRGFAVVASEVKALAEQTAKATDEIGQQISGIQAATNDSVGAIKEISSTIERLSEISSAIAAAVEEQGAATQEIARNVQQAAHGTQQVSSNITDVQRGATETGTASSQVLSAAQMLSNDSSRLKNEVSKFLGSVRAA; encoded by the coding sequence ATGCTCGCCAAGATCTCCATCCGCGCCAAGATCATCAGCGTCTTGGCGTTCCTGCTGCTTGCCATGACCGGCATGGGCCTGCTCGCCGTCATGAAGATGCGGTCGATGAACGCCAATACCGTCGACATCACCACGAGCTGGATGCCCAGCGTGCGCGTGCTTGGCGAGCTGCGGGCTGGCGTCATCACCTATCGCAACGTCCTTCGCGAGCACATGCTGTCCGAGACCCTGGATGACAAGTTGGCGGCTGAAACGACTGCGGCGACTGTGACCGAGGCGCTGGGCAAAACCCGAAAGACCTACGAGGCCATGATCACTTCGCCGGAAGAGCGGGCGCTCTATGAGGAGTGGTCAACACTGTGGGCCGAATATCAGAAGGGCGCCGAAGACGTCATGGAATTGTCGCGCAACGCGTTTGGCAAGGTCCCGCACGCGGCACATGAGTTGAACACCAAGACCGTCAACAAGATCGGTCTGAAGTCTGACGAGGTCCTGGCGAAAGCTATCGAGCTCAACACCAGGGGCGGCGACCAGGCCGCCCGGGATGCCGATGACAGCTATTCCTTCGCGTTCATGCTGGTCGCGATCATTCTCGGTGCTGCCGTGATGGCCGGCATCGGCGTCGGCTTCTACCTCGTCCGGGACGTTTCAGCCGGCATCGACTCGATCACCCGGCCAATGCAGGCGCTGGGCCACGGCGACCTCTCCGCCGAGGTCCCGCACCGGGGTGAGAAGACCGAGATCGGCGCGATGGCCGACGTGCTTCAGGTCTTCAAGGAAGCCCTGATCGCGAAGCAGGCTGCCGACGAGGCTGCTGCGGCCGACGCCGAGGCCAAGATCGAGCGGGGACGCCGCGTCGACAACATCACCCGCGAATTCGAGACGATGATCGGCGAAATCGTTCAGACCGTGTCGTCGGCCTCGACCCAGCTCGAGGCCTCCGCCTCGACGCTGACGTCGACCGCCGACCGCTCCCAAAGGCTGGCGACCACCGTTGCCGGAGCCTCGGAGGAAGCCTCGACCAACGTGCAGTCGGTGGCTTCGGCGACCGAGGAGATGGCGTCGTCGGTAGGCGAGATCAGCCGTCAGGTGCAGGAATCGGCGCGGATGGCGGGTGACGCCGTCGTCCAGGCGCGCGCCACCACCGAGCGCGTCAGCGAGCTGTCCAAGGCCGCCTCGCGCATCGGCGATGTCGTCGAACTGATCAATACCATCGCCGGCCAGACCAACCTGCTGGCGCTGAACGCCACCATCGAGGCGGCGCGCGCCGGTGAAGCCGGTCGCGGCTTCGCCGTGGTCGCCTCCGAAGTGAAGGCGCTCGCCGAGCAGACCGCGAAGGCGACTGACGAGATCGGTCAGCAGATCTCCGGCATCCAGGCTGCGACCAATGACTCCGTCGGAGCGATCAAGGAAATCTCCTCGACCATCGAGCGCCTCTCGGAGATCTCGTCGGCGATTGCAGCGGCCGTTGAAGAGCAGGGCGCAGCGACCCAGGAGATCGCCCGCAACGTGCAGCAGGCCGCGCATGGCACCCAGCAGGTCTCTTCCAACATCACCGACGTGCAGCGCGGAGCGACCGAGACCGGCACGGCCTCCTCTCAGGTGCTGTCGGCGGCGCAAATGCTGTCCAACGATTCGAGCCGGTTGAAGAACGAGGTCAGCAAGTTCTTGGGCTCGGTTCGCGCAGCGTAG
- the otnK gene encoding 3-oxo-tetronate kinase, translating into MTLALGCIADDYTGASDLANTLTRAGLRTVQTIGVPADDLALPEVDAVVVSLKSRSIEAGLAVSRSRAAETWLRGRGARHVLFKICSTFDSTDAGNIGPVMDALRADCGEAVVLVTPAFPETGRTVYQGNLFVGAVPLNESPLKDHPLNPMHDSNLVRVLARQSKTQVGLIDLATLSRGSEAVRSRLAELSAKGIGAAIIDAVFDRDLETIGLVAAEHRLSVGASGIGLGLARALVSTGKVKSAAAGSQQGAAVGGQVACLAGSCSQATLQQIANAERVMPVLHLDTDRILTGENETQRVLDWAAPRLAQGPVLIASSATPADVAALQARHGRDAAGHAIEQMMAEIAENLVKSGVRRLIVAGGETSGAVVDRLKIPGFLVGAEIAAGVPVLRAVGAAAGEMLLALKSGNFGGPEFFSDAMRLMH; encoded by the coding sequence GTGACACTTGCATTGGGCTGTATCGCCGACGATTACACCGGCGCCTCCGATCTCGCCAACACGCTGACGCGCGCGGGCCTGCGCACGGTGCAAACCATCGGCGTGCCCGCCGATGATCTGGCGCTGCCCGAGGTCGATGCCGTCGTGGTGTCGCTGAAGAGCCGCTCGATCGAGGCGGGGCTTGCCGTGTCGCGCTCCCGTGCGGCCGAGACATGGCTGCGCGGCCGCGGCGCGCGCCATGTGCTGTTCAAGATCTGCTCGACCTTCGATTCCACCGATGCAGGCAATATCGGCCCTGTCATGGACGCGCTGCGCGCCGATTGCGGCGAGGCCGTCGTGCTGGTGACGCCGGCCTTTCCCGAGACCGGCCGCACTGTCTATCAGGGCAATCTGTTCGTCGGCGCCGTGCCGCTGAACGAAAGCCCGCTGAAGGACCACCCGCTCAATCCGATGCACGATTCCAACCTGGTGCGTGTTCTGGCGCGCCAGAGCAAGACGCAGGTCGGCCTTATCGACCTCGCGACACTCTCGCGCGGGTCGGAGGCCGTGCGGAGCCGGCTTGCCGAACTCTCGGCCAAGGGCATTGGCGCTGCGATCATCGACGCCGTGTTCGACCGCGACCTCGAGACCATCGGCCTTGTGGCGGCGGAGCACCGGCTCTCGGTCGGCGCCTCCGGCATCGGCCTTGGGCTCGCCCGCGCGCTGGTGTCGACCGGCAAGGTCAAATCGGCCGCAGCCGGCAGCCAGCAGGGAGCCGCCGTCGGCGGACAGGTGGCGTGCCTCGCCGGCAGCTGTTCGCAGGCCACCCTGCAGCAGATCGCCAACGCCGAACGCGTCATGCCGGTGTTGCATCTCGACACCGACCGTATTCTTACGGGGGAAAATGAAACGCAGCGCGTGCTGGACTGGGCGGCGCCGCGGTTGGCCCAAGGTCCTGTGCTGATTGCGTCGAGCGCGACGCCGGCTGACGTTGCCGCGCTTCAGGCGCGCCACGGCCGCGACGCTGCCGGGCACGCGATCGAGCAGATGATGGCCGAGATCGCCGAAAATCTCGTGAAATCAGGCGTGCGGCGGCTGATCGTCGCAGGTGGTGAGACATCCGGAGCGGTCGTTGATCGGCTGAAGATTCCCGGATTTCTCGTCGGAGCGGAGATCGCCGCGGGCGTCCCGGTGTTGCGTGCGGTAGGCGCTGCGGCCGGCGAGATGTTGCTGGCGCTGAAGTCCGGCAACTTCGGCGGGCCGGAGTTTTTCTCGGATGCGATGAGACTCATGCACTGA
- the otnI gene encoding 2-oxo-tetronate isomerase — MPRFAANLSMMFTEVPFLDRFDAAARAGFTAVEFLFPYDHPVEAVGERLKRNGLTQALFNLPPGDWSAGEKGFAALPSRFNDLKASLETALPYAKATGVKRLHLMAGIANRGERVAIEAFYKSVAWTAEFFGPHGIDIVLEPINARNVPGYFLNDFGFARDLIQELRLPNLKLQFDIYHCQIIHGDVTMRLREMMPIIGHIQIASIPSRNEPDGEELNYPFLFDELDRLGYAGFVGCEYNPRGKTTDGLAWFKPYAGVKP; from the coding sequence ATGCCCCGTTTTGCCGCCAACCTCTCGATGATGTTCACCGAGGTGCCGTTCCTCGATCGCTTCGATGCCGCTGCGCGGGCCGGGTTCACCGCCGTCGAGTTTCTCTTTCCTTATGATCATCCGGTCGAAGCGGTTGGCGAGCGGCTGAAGCGCAACGGCCTGACCCAGGCGCTGTTCAACCTGCCGCCGGGTGACTGGAGCGCGGGCGAGAAAGGCTTTGCCGCGCTTCCCTCGCGCTTCAATGATCTCAAGGCAAGCCTGGAGACCGCGCTGCCTTACGCCAAGGCGACCGGCGTCAAGCGGTTGCATTTGATGGCCGGCATTGCCAATCGCGGCGAGCGCGTCGCGATCGAGGCCTTCTACAAATCGGTGGCGTGGACCGCGGAATTCTTTGGGCCGCACGGCATCGACATCGTGCTCGAGCCGATCAACGCCCGCAACGTGCCCGGCTACTTCCTCAACGATTTCGGCTTCGCGCGTGACCTGATCCAGGAGCTGCGGCTTCCGAACCTGAAGCTCCAGTTCGACATCTATCACTGCCAGATCATTCATGGCGACGTCACCATGCGGCTGCGCGAGATGATGCCGATCATCGGCCACATCCAGATCGCCAGCATCCCGTCGCGCAACGAGCCCGATGGCGAGGAGCTGAATTATCCGTTCCTGTTCGACGAGCTCGACCGCCTCGGCTATGCCGGTTTCGTCGGCTGCGAATACAATCCGCGCGGCAAGACCACCGACGGTCTTGCCTGGTTCAAGCCCTATGCGGGAGTGAAGCCGTGA
- the ltnD gene encoding L-threonate dehydrogenase, with protein sequence MSASTSQNQRIAVIGLGSMGYGMATSLKRAGHAVTGCDLSADTVALFVKDGGAGATTPAEAAKDADIVVSVVVNAAQTEAILFGKDGAADAMPKDSVFISSATMDPDVARRLAKQLEATGRHYLDAPISGGAQRAAQGELTILASGSPAAFAKARPALDAMAAKLYELGDAAGQGAAFKMINQLLAGVHIAAASEAMAFAAKQGLDIRKVYEVITASAGNSWMFENRMPHVLDGDYTPRSAVEIFVKDLGIIQDMARSARFPVPVSAAALQMFLMTAAAGMGRDDDASVARMYAQVTGVKLPGDK encoded by the coding sequence ATGTCCGCCTCCACCTCACAAAACCAGCGCATCGCCGTCATCGGGCTCGGCTCGATGGGATACGGCATGGCGACCTCGCTGAAGCGCGCCGGCCATGCCGTCACCGGCTGCGACCTTTCGGCCGATACGGTCGCTCTTTTTGTGAAGGACGGCGGCGCCGGCGCAACAACGCCGGCCGAGGCGGCCAAGGACGCCGATATCGTTGTCAGCGTGGTCGTCAATGCCGCGCAGACCGAAGCGATCCTGTTTGGCAAGGATGGCGCCGCCGACGCCATGCCGAAGGACAGCGTCTTCATTTCCTCCGCCACCATGGACCCGGACGTTGCGCGTCGCCTCGCCAAGCAATTGGAGGCGACCGGTCGACACTATCTCGATGCCCCGATTTCCGGCGGCGCGCAGCGGGCAGCCCAGGGCGAACTGACGATCCTTGCTTCCGGCAGCCCGGCAGCGTTCGCCAAGGCGCGCCCGGCGCTTGATGCCATGGCCGCGAAGCTCTACGAGCTTGGCGATGCCGCAGGGCAGGGCGCCGCCTTCAAGATGATCAACCAACTGCTCGCCGGCGTGCATATCGCCGCCGCCAGCGAAGCCATGGCGTTTGCCGCCAAGCAGGGCCTCGACATTCGCAAGGTCTATGAGGTGATCACGGCATCGGCCGGCAATTCCTGGATGTTCGAGAACCGCATGCCGCATGTGCTCGACGGGGACTACACGCCGCGCAGTGCCGTCGAGATCTTCGTCAAGGATCTCGGCATCATCCAGGACATGGCGCGCAGCGCCAGATTTCCGGTGCCGGTCTCGGCCGCGGCGCTCCAGATGTTCCTGATGACGGCTGCCGCCGGCATGGGCCGCGATGACGACGCCTCGGTCGCGCGCATGTACGCGCAGGTGACCGGCGTCAAGCTTCCCGGCGACAAGTAG
- a CDS encoding aldolase, producing MTAMRTETSNETRLREDICRFGRSLFERGLTPGSSGNISVRLDGGGWLVTPTNASLGFLDPAKLSRLDDQGRLVSGDAPTKEVPLHTALYDTRGSARAIVHLHSTHSVALSMLPEIDPRAALPPMTAYYLMKCGATALVPYYRPGDPAVADAIKGLAGKYSSVLLANHGPVVAGDTLEAAVFATEELEETAKLYLLLRGMNPRYLSPEQVADLVKVFGVTLPEHGHGH from the coding sequence ATGACGGCCATGAGAACTGAGACGAGCAACGAGACAAGGCTGCGCGAGGATATCTGCCGGTTCGGACGGTCGCTGTTCGAGCGCGGGCTGACGCCGGGCTCCTCCGGCAATATCAGCGTCCGCCTGGACGGCGGCGGCTGGCTGGTGACGCCGACCAACGCCTCGCTCGGCTTCCTCGATCCGGCAAAGCTGTCCCGGCTGGACGATCAAGGCCGGCTGGTGTCGGGCGATGCGCCGACCAAGGAAGTTCCACTACACACTGCGCTCTACGACACGCGCGGAAGCGCACGGGCAATCGTGCATCTGCATTCAACGCACTCGGTCGCGCTCTCGATGCTGCCCGAGATCGACCCACGCGCCGCGCTGCCGCCGATGACGGCCTATTATCTGATGAAGTGCGGCGCCACCGCGCTCGTGCCCTACTACCGTCCGGGCGATCCTGCGGTCGCGGATGCGATCAAGGGACTGGCGGGAAAATATTCGTCCGTGCTGCTCGCCAATCACGGCCCCGTCGTTGCCGGCGACACGCTGGAAGCGGCGGTGTTCGCGACCGAGGAGCTGGAGGAGACGGCGAAGCTGTACCTGCTGCTGCGCGGGATGAACCCGCGATATCTGTCACCGGAGCAGGTCGCAGATTTGGTGAAAGTGTTCGGGGTGACGTTGCCGGAGCATGGGCACGGGCATTGA
- a CDS encoding ABC transporter ATP-binding protein produces MLSVREVTTAYQGLVAISAVSIEVTKGEIVCVAGANGAGKSTLLKSIAGAERPRSGTVTFDGKQLNGMAQHHITAAGIAYVPENRRLFPRLSVRDNLRLGSYLYRGEADREGPLELVFKLFPRLSERLDQRAETLSGGEQQMLAIGRALMTRPRLLMLDEPSQGIMPKLVDEIFQAVLRIRDAGMTVLIVEQRMAECLEIADRAYILQTGRVLMQGPSAEIKGNPDVRKAYLGL; encoded by the coding sequence ATGCTCAGCGTGCGTGAAGTCACGACCGCCTATCAGGGCCTGGTCGCGATCTCCGCGGTCAGCATCGAGGTCACCAAGGGCGAGATCGTCTGTGTCGCCGGCGCCAACGGGGCCGGCAAGTCGACGTTGCTGAAGTCGATCGCCGGTGCCGAGCGGCCGCGCTCGGGCACCGTGACCTTCGATGGCAAGCAGCTCAACGGCATGGCGCAACACCACATCACAGCGGCCGGCATCGCCTACGTGCCGGAGAATCGCCGCCTGTTCCCGCGCCTGTCCGTGCGCGACAATCTGCGCCTCGGCAGCTATCTCTATCGCGGCGAGGCGGATCGCGAGGGACCGCTGGAGCTCGTCTTCAAGCTGTTTCCGCGCTTGTCCGAACGGCTCGACCAACGCGCCGAGACGCTCTCCGGCGGCGAACAGCAGATGCTCGCGATCGGCCGCGCGCTGATGACGCGCCCGCGGCTGTTGATGCTGGACGAGCCGTCGCAGGGCATCATGCCCAAGCTCGTCGACGAGATTTTTCAGGCGGTGCTGCGCATCCGCGATGCCGGCATGACCGTGCTGATCGTCGAGCAGCGCATGGCCGAGTGCCTTGAGATCGCCGATCGCGCCTATATCCTGCAGACCGGTCGGGTGCTGATGCAGGGCCCGTCGGCGGAGATCAAGGGCAACCCGGACGTGCGAAAGGCGTATCTGGGGCTGTAG
- a CDS encoding ABC transporter ATP-binding protein, protein MTALLETRGVWQRFGGLVANSDVSISVGRGEIVGLIGPNGAGKSTLFNLIAGVLPPTQGSIWFDGEDVTHMPAAERCQRGVGRTFQVVKSFETMTVIDNVIVGALVRNTVMREARRKAYEVLEFTGLAARADVLASDLVPAEKRRLEVARALATEPKLLLLDEVLTGLTPTEAQTGVALVRKVRDAGITVLMVEHVMEIVMPLVDRAIVLDLGKVLVEGKPTEVVRDPKVISAYLGDRHAQRA, encoded by the coding sequence ATGACTGCGCTCCTCGAAACCCGCGGCGTCTGGCAGCGCTTCGGCGGCCTCGTCGCCAACAGCGACGTCTCGATCTCGGTCGGCCGCGGCGAGATCGTCGGCCTGATCGGCCCGAACGGTGCCGGCAAGTCGACGCTGTTCAATCTCATCGCCGGCGTCCTGCCGCCAACGCAGGGCTCGATCTGGTTCGATGGCGAGGATGTCACCCACATGCCCGCGGCCGAGCGTTGCCAGCGCGGGGTGGGGCGCACCTTCCAGGTCGTCAAGAGCTTCGAGACCATGACCGTGATCGACAACGTCATCGTCGGTGCTCTCGTGCGCAATACGGTGATGCGCGAGGCGCGCCGCAAGGCCTATGAGGTGCTGGAATTCACCGGGCTTGCCGCGCGCGCCGACGTGCTCGCGAGCGATCTCGTGCCGGCCGAGAAGCGCCGCCTCGAAGTCGCCCGCGCGCTCGCGACCGAACCGAAGCTGCTGCTGCTCGACGAAGTCCTCACCGGCCTGACGCCGACCGAGGCGCAGACCGGCGTGGCGCTGGTGCGAAAGGTCCGCGATGCCGGCATCACGGTGCTGATGGTCGAACACGTCATGGAGATCGTGATGCCGCTGGTCGATCGCGCCATCGTGCTCGACCTCGGCAAGGTGCTGGTCGAGGGCAAGCCCACCGAGGTCGTCCGCGACCCCAAGGTGATCAGCGCATATCTGGGAGATCGTCATGCTCAGCGTGCGTGA
- a CDS encoding branched-chain amino acid ABC transporter permease, translating to MDKNFAARRRRDLIIAAVLAVIAALTPLFVKDVVVQNILILTLMYAGLSQSWNILSGYCGQISLGHALYFGIGAYTTELLFTKFGVLPWFGMLAGGMIAAVIAMGLGYPFFRLRGHYFVIATIVIAEIGLLLFQNWDWAGAAMGITIPIRGDSWLKFQFPRTKLPYFYFALVLCCLAWFVTWWLEDSKWGFWWRAVKDNPDAAESLGVDVFNSKMGAAAVSAFLVAVGGSFYAQFVSYIDPESVMGFQFSLLMALPAVLGGIGTLWGPVLGAAILIPLTELTRYKFGGTGRGVDLIVYGALIVAISLALPQGLVSLFSRAKKTGATR from the coding sequence ATGGACAAGAATTTTGCCGCGCGGCGCCGCCGCGACCTCATTATCGCCGCGGTGCTCGCCGTGATCGCCGCGCTGACGCCATTGTTCGTGAAGGACGTCGTCGTCCAGAACATCCTGATCCTGACGCTGATGTATGCGGGACTGTCGCAGAGCTGGAACATCCTGTCCGGCTATTGCGGACAGATTTCGCTGGGGCACGCGCTCTATTTCGGCATTGGCGCCTACACCACCGAGCTCCTGTTCACCAAGTTCGGCGTGTTGCCTTGGTTCGGCATGCTCGCCGGCGGCATGATCGCGGCTGTCATCGCGATGGGGCTCGGCTATCCCTTCTTCCGCCTGCGTGGCCATTACTTCGTGATTGCGACCATCGTCATCGCAGAGATCGGGCTGCTGCTGTTCCAGAACTGGGATTGGGCGGGGGCGGCGATGGGCATCACCATCCCAATCCGCGGCGACAGCTGGCTGAAATTCCAGTTCCCGCGCACCAAGCTGCCGTACTTCTATTTCGCGCTGGTGCTGTGCTGCCTTGCCTGGTTCGTCACCTGGTGGCTGGAGGATTCCAAATGGGGCTTCTGGTGGCGTGCGGTGAAGGATAATCCGGACGCAGCCGAGAGCCTCGGTGTTGACGTGTTCAATTCGAAGATGGGCGCGGCCGCCGTCTCCGCCTTCCTGGTCGCGGTGGGCGGGAGCTTCTACGCCCAGTTCGTTTCCTACATCGATCCGGAAAGCGTCATGGGATTCCAGTTCTCGCTGCTGATGGCGTTGCCCGCCGTGCTGGGCGGCATCGGCACCTTGTGGGGGCCGGTGCTCGGCGCCGCCATCTTGATCCCGCTGACCGAACTGACGCGCTACAAGTTCGGCGGCACGGGGCGCGGCGTCGACCTCATTGTCTACGGCGCGTTGATCGTGGCGATCTCGCTGGCTCTGCCACAGGGTCTGGTGAGCCTGTTCTCACGCGCGAAGAAAACGGGGGCGACGCGATGA
- a CDS encoding branched-chain amino acid ABC transporter permease, producing the protein MGLLYGLIAVGLALIFGLMDVVNFAHGEFLMIAMYVSFFLFTFFAIDPLLSAPLVAAALFVLGAVVYLLIVRFAMRAKTNAGMVQIFSTFGLAIVMRGLAQFFFTPDYRSIPQSWLGSKTISVAGIFLPEPQLIGALVSILAFAGLYVFIHRTDFGRALEATREDPGAVALVGIDKNRVFALGWGLGAALVGLAGAIMAVFFYIYPDVGASFALIAYVTVALGGFGSVFGAFAGGIIVGLVEAMTALMLPPSLKSVGIYAVYLLVVFIRPRGLFGSM; encoded by the coding sequence ATGGGCCTGCTCTATGGACTGATCGCGGTCGGCCTCGCGCTGATCTTCGGCCTGATGGACGTCGTGAACTTCGCCCATGGCGAGTTCCTGATGATCGCGATGTACGTGTCGTTCTTCCTGTTCACGTTCTTTGCCATCGATCCGTTGCTGTCGGCGCCGCTGGTTGCCGCCGCGCTCTTCGTACTCGGAGCGGTGGTCTACCTGCTGATCGTGCGCTTCGCCATGCGGGCCAAGACCAATGCAGGCATGGTGCAGATCTTCTCCACCTTTGGCCTCGCCATCGTGATGAGGGGCCTTGCGCAGTTCTTCTTTACGCCGGACTATCGCAGCATTCCGCAGTCCTGGCTCGGCAGCAAGACCATCTCGGTCGCCGGAATCTTCCTGCCGGAGCCGCAGCTGATCGGCGCGCTGGTCTCGATCCTTGCCTTTGCCGGCCTCTATGTCTTCATCCATCGCACCGACTTCGGGCGAGCGCTGGAAGCGACCCGCGAAGACCCTGGCGCGGTCGCGCTGGTCGGCATCGACAAGAACCGCGTGTTCGCGCTCGGCTGGGGTCTCGGTGCCGCGCTGGTCGGTCTCGCCGGCGCGATCATGGCGGTGTTCTTCTATATCTATCCTGACGTCGGCGCGTCCTTTGCGCTGATCGCCTATGTCACCGTGGCGCTCGGCGGCTTCGGCAGCGTGTTCGGCGCCTTCGCCGGCGGCATCATCGTCGGCCTGGTCGAAGCGATGACCGCCCTGATGCTGCCGCCCTCGCTGAAGTCGGTCGGCATCTATGCCGTGTACCTGCTCGTGGTCTTCATCCGGCCGCGTGGCCTGTTCGGGTCGATGTGA
- a CDS encoding ABC transporter substrate-binding protein, which produces MTISRRDVLLGATATAALVPLAARAQTSEVVIGVIYPFSGGSAQQGVDAQKAYETALEVINKDTDFDLPLAKGEGLPGLGGAKVRLVFADHQADPQKGRAEAERLITQEKVSAIIGTYQSAVAVTVSQICERYQIPFVSADNSSPSLHRNGLKYYFRAAPHDEMYSAAMFDFFDAMKKKGIKIETLSLFHEDTIFGTDSGNAQAKIAGERGYKIVSNIKYRANSPSLSAEVQQLKTANADVLMPSSYTTDGILLVKTMAELGYKPNAIVAQDAGFSEKALYDAVGDKLEGVISRGTFSLDLAQKRPMVGKINEMFKARSGKDFNDLTSRQFMGLIILADAINRAKSTDGEKIRDALAATEIPGEQTIMPWKRVKFDEMGQNNDADPVLLQYVGGKFVTIFPPQAAIAEATWPMK; this is translated from the coding sequence ATGACGATCTCTCGCCGCGATGTTCTGCTCGGCGCTACCGCCACTGCCGCGCTGGTGCCGCTCGCCGCGCGTGCCCAGACCTCCGAAGTCGTGATCGGCGTGATCTATCCGTTCTCCGGCGGCAGCGCGCAGCAGGGCGTCGACGCGCAGAAGGCCTACGAGACCGCGCTCGAGGTCATCAACAAGGATACCGATTTCGATCTGCCGCTGGCCAAGGGCGAGGGCCTGCCGGGCCTCGGCGGCGCCAAGGTGCGTCTCGTGTTCGCCGACCATCAGGCCGATCCGCAGAAGGGCCGCGCCGAAGCCGAGCGCCTGATCACGCAGGAGAAGGTCTCCGCCATCATCGGCACCTATCAGAGTGCAGTCGCCGTCACCGTCAGCCAGATCTGCGAACGCTACCAGATCCCGTTCGTTTCGGCCGACAACTCCTCGCCGAGCCTGCATCGCAACGGCCTGAAATATTACTTCCGCGCCGCGCCGCATGACGAGATGTACTCGGCGGCGATGTTCGACTTCTTCGACGCCATGAAGAAGAAGGGCATCAAGATCGAGACGCTGTCGCTGTTTCACGAGGATACCATCTTCGGCACCGACTCCGGCAACGCCCAGGCCAAGATCGCCGGCGAGCGTGGCTACAAGATCGTCTCCAACATCAAGTACCGCGCCAACTCGCCCTCGCTCTCGGCCGAGGTGCAGCAGCTCAAGACCGCAAATGCAGACGTGCTGATGCCCTCGAGCTACACAACCGACGGCATTCTGCTGGTCAAGACCATGGCCGAGCTCGGCTACAAGCCGAACGCGATCGTGGCGCAGGACGCCGGCTTCTCCGAGAAGGCGCTCTATGACGCGGTCGGCGACAAGCTCGAAGGCGTGATCTCCCGCGGCACCTTCTCGCTCGATCTCGCGCAGAAGCGTCCGATGGTCGGCAAGATCAACGAGATGTTCAAGGCCCGTTCTGGCAAGGACTTCAACGATCTCACCTCGCGCCAGTTCATGGGCCTGATCATCCTCGCGGACGCCATCAACCGCGCCAAGTCGACTGATGGCGAGAAGATCCGCGACGCGCTGGCCGCCACCGAGATCCCGGGCGAGCAGACCATCATGCCCTGGAAGCGCGTGAAGTTCGACGAGATGGGCCAGAACAACGACGCCGACCCCGTGCTGCTGCAGTATGTCGGCGGCAAGTTCGTCACGATCTTCCCGCCGCAGGCCGCGATCGCCGAAGCGACCTGGCCGATGAAGTAG
- a CDS encoding putative hydro-lyase: MTVLVAVQQTETPDTLPSRQARLAYRSGQVGSTAGIAPGFVQGNLAILPADYASAFHRFCQLNPKPCPIIGMSDVGSPYIPALGADLDIRTDVPRYRVWRDGEVVDEPTDITGYWRDDLVTFVLGCSFSFEEALLDEGMPIRHIEQNVRVPMYRTNIACGASGPFAGPMVVSMRPFKPADAIRAVQITSRYPAVHGAPVHLGHPHLIGIKDIAKPDYGDPVPVADDEIPVFWACGVTPQSVINAAKVPFAITHSPGLMLVTDLKNRNMAVI, translated from the coding sequence ATGACTGTTTTGGTGGCAGTGCAGCAAACTGAAACACCCGACACGCTCCCGAGCCGCCAGGCACGGCTCGCTTATCGCAGCGGCCAGGTCGGCTCTACCGCGGGGATCGCCCCCGGCTTCGTCCAGGGCAATCTTGCGATCCTGCCGGCGGACTACGCCAGTGCCTTCCACCGCTTCTGCCAACTCAATCCGAAGCCGTGCCCGATCATCGGTATGTCCGATGTCGGCAGTCCCTACATCCCTGCACTTGGCGCCGATCTCGACATTCGCACTGACGTGCCGCGCTACCGCGTCTGGCGCGACGGCGAAGTGGTCGACGAGCCGACCGACATCACCGGCTACTGGCGCGACGACCTCGTGACCTTCGTGCTCGGCTGCTCGTTCTCGTTCGAGGAGGCGCTGCTCGACGAGGGCATGCCGATCCGCCACATCGAGCAGAACGTGCGCGTGCCAATGTACCGCACCAACATCGCCTGCGGCGCATCAGGCCCGTTCGCGGGACCGATGGTCGTCTCGATGCGCCCGTTCAAGCCGGCGGATGCGATCCGCGCCGTGCAGATCACCTCGCGCTATCCCGCCGTGCACGGCGCGCCCGTGCATCTCGGTCATCCTCATCTGATCGGCATCAAGGACATCGCCAAACCGGATTACGGTGATCCCGTGCCTGTCGCCGATGACGAGATCCCGGTGTTCTGGGCCTGCGGCGTCACGCCGCAATCGGTCATCAATGCCGCCAAGGTTCCGTTCGCGATCACGCACTCGCCCGGCCTGATGCTGGTGACGGATCTGAAGAACAGGAACATGGCCGTGATCTAG